GCTTGTCAGACAAGCGGACGGtatcgcagaacgcaatgatttcaaaagtgtgTACCGCATCAGAGTTTGCATGTGTTAGCGAATCTTTCGAGAGTTCTGTGAAGGACCTTAACagttgacttctcatccacgatgacgagtaaCTGAAGAGATGAAAGGAACACGTCCCCAaggttcttaaccatatcacatccggtgaacttcctcctcttgtggatgaaatggctagtcaccttaACGTGGGGACATGGGCTgcttctccaagcagaagagaaatcagacAGAACAGGCTGGTCTCCGCTCCacatcttcctgcattgactacatcGACAGCCTATGGACCATTTTGGAACAacgcgcggaatttagatcttcactgcatctgctcttcatcgtttTTGAGAAAGTTTTCGGTAGAGTgatcagggagtgtatctggagtactctacACAGGAAAGGCATTCCTACAACTAAATGAGGCAGCACAAGAAGTCGGCCtaagaattaatgaaaagaaaacaaaatgcaTGACCCAATCAAGAAGACAGGCGCCGATACGACAAAATCTGACAATGGGcaactttaattttgaaaacgtggaCAACTTTGTGTACCTAGGAGGAAACATAGGAAGGAAGTAATGAAAAGGACGAAATTTAGCGGCGAATAATAATGGCCAACGAATCATACTACTCAGTCCTACGGATTCCATTTCACCAGCTCGCAGAATTGTGACGGTTGCGAGGAAggccttgatatcaccctactaaccgacagtGGCATTCTTAGgatggagaactggagaatgTCTAAcaagagatccttctcagatcagcATAATGCCAATCATATTACAgcagcagcaagaaagggttgtgccgtagcttgtcgagatttaccggaacGTATCTCTTTGGAATACGTACCACAACCTTGACGACGCGCAGAGTGGGCAGGGGGTAGGCGCGGCCATGTGTtcacgaaggactttcgaccaattagCCTCGCCTTTTTCgcgttgaagaccctagagcgcgtcctggacaatcacttaagggcgattatggaaAGAGCGCCttcctctaagtcccagcatatcTAACTCAAAGGCAGATCTACAAAAACCGCTCTGCagaaggtaattggcacggttgagcgatcACTACAGTGCAAGCAAGATTGAATACTAGGACTGATGAAAAATGGAGCTGACTGGCGAATTAGACACAACCATGAGTTATACCAGCTGTATGACGACGCAGCAGCATCGGTGATGGTAAAGCTACGAAAATTGAAGTGGGTCCGACACATAGAACGGATGGACGACAAGGGTATACCTAACAGGATATTCAAAGGCAATGGGAAAAAGctgttgaaattttccaactggaGGACCTGATCGAAGGATCAAGATGGCTAGAAGAAGTCTATCCTGGAAGCCAAGGGCCGATTTGGCCTGTCTAAGAATATGTAAAGTGTCAGTATCACATTGAAATGAATATTTGGACACACTTAATGCTAATACACTACGAACTATATACAAATTGGAATATCATGcacctaaatatttttattttcttcagcctttttcccgttcacaagcagctTGCCGTGGTCGATCccaccattttgttttatcaaaagcctaatctggatgcaatcatgaggccttcaaatccccatccagcgtatcaaaacaccgttttttttttttttcaaaagaccCTTTCACTCCAGTCTAGCTCCTTGGTCAAAACCGTTACAGGTGATGCAAAACCAGCAAATATGATCCAGAAACGAACAAGAGGACATAGAATGGAGCTCAGAAAGAGCGAATCCTTGATGGCTAGAGATAGGGGCCACATTTGTACCTGCTATTTTTTTGAAACGGATTAAACATTAACAGTCAAGAGGACACAGAAACGTACTTACCACAAAATTTGTTTGAATACAAACTAGAGAAAGGAATTTCGATGCTACTTCTTACACCAAGACAATACTGTCTGTCTACTGTGACAATGTGTCTAGTCCCACTTCCCCTGATCTAGCATcgcagaatttttggtttttttccccaaaataaaaagaaattgagAAGGCTCTTTAGTTGTAATGCGGGGAATGAAGTTAACGTCCAAATTCAGGACCTACAAAAAAAAGGTGGAAATGCATCGAACTTTATTGaagtttctttgaaaaaaatacaaactgATAATTAAGATGGGAAAAAAGACCGTTTgctcatttcttcatcgaaatGGGTCGAACTTTTTTTAGTCACAtgcaaaataaagaataatCGAGCCTAGTTTACCTTAGATATCATTggattttaatatttgaaaatcaAGAAAGTTTACCATAAAATCAGTCCCTGAGTTGGTCTCCATTCCTTTGTTTACTGCCTCATTATTCTTACCTTTGGTCCTAAAGACTGGCTAGGGAATTAACAAAATCAATTCACCTCAATTACACTGAACTTATACATATCCATTTATTTAAGAGCTTCAATTACAGTTGTAATTCTGGAATCATTTTCTTCAACTTGAAGTTTAGTCTACGttattaaaagtggaaaaattaatgtgcAAGAAGTCcaataaaataaagtaaattaatATTCAGTGAAATACATATTTTCTCCTACTATGTAATACTTGTCTTCTCTTCCCTGTTCACATGACCTACTATATATAATTTCTAAAACGCTTCCATTTTCCTTGCACGAATTGATGATTCAATAGTTGCCTCCATTCGCGCCGAAACCATTGCGCTGCATTGGTCCATTGTCGTTTCCGCCACCTCCACCACGGCCGTAACCGCCACCACCGCGACCACCCATTGGTCGGCCTCTGCCGCCCATTCCATCACGCCTAAAACCACCACCACCTCCAAATCGGTTGCCACCACCACCTGGAGTCCGGTATCGGCTAAAACCGCCACCATCACCTCGAACGGAACGGGCCAACTCCTCTAGCTCCGGAGTTATTTCCTGATTAGCCTCTCTCAGGACCTGCATTAGAGAGCGAGCCTGCTTGGCGTTATTTTTTGTAAAGAATGCATAAGATGTGCCCAGAGCATGAGATCGTCCTGTACGCCCGATACGATGGATATAATCTTCCGAAGATTGAGGATAATCAAAATTTATAACGTACTTGATCCCGTCAACATCAAGCCCGCGGGCCGCAACGTCCGTTGCTACAAGAATGTTCGATCTTGAACTACGAAATTCTTTCAGAACAAAATCACGCTCAGATTGTGACTTATCACCATGAATTGCGCCTACGCGCACTCCGAAGCTTCGAATAAATCTTGACAAGTGGTCAACACGTCGCTTTGTCTCAACGAATATTATGAGTTTGCCAGGATCGGCTTCGTCGTAAATTTTCGAGAGCAGCTCCTTCAATTTCATCTCTTTCTCCGTTTCGCGACATACCTCGATAATTTGACGGATGTTGTGATTAGCTGACAACTCCAGAGATCCAATATTGATTTGAATGTAATCGCCTAAGAAATCTTCTGCCAATTTTTGTACTTCACGAGGCCAAGTTGCACTCCACATGAGTGTCTGACGATCAGGACGGATTTGTCCTACAATCTTTCGGATTTGTGGCTCGAAACCCATATCCAACATACGATCAGCTTCGTCAAGCACTAAATAAGTGCAACGGCGCAAATTTGTGACGCCCGCTTGAAGGAAATCTATCAATCGACCAGGGGTAGCAATGACTATTTCACAACCCCGTTCTAAATCTCGGGCCTGACCGCCTTTTGCAGCTCCACCGAAAACACAGGTGTTTCGTACATATGAGGACGAGCCAAAGTCGCTCGCAACCTGTTGAATTTGTTGGGCCAATTCACGAGTGGGAGCCAAAACTAATGCTATTGGGCCATCTCCACGCTTCAGAGGCGGTTGGTTGTTGATGTGTACAATTGCTGGTAGTATGTACGCCAGGGTTTTACCAGAACCTGTCTTAGCAATGCCCACCAAGTTGTGACCACTCATTGCTATGGGCCATCCTTGTGCTTGGATTGGAGTTGGCTCTTCGTACGCTTGTCGACGGATCTCGTTCATGCAGTAGTCAGGGAAAATTGCTTCGTCGAAATTTTGAATTGGGTTTGGTGCAGGACCTTTAACGGTGATTTCCTTCTCCCTGCGATATTTCTCAACCTCATAGGCCGATCGATTTGACACCTTTGGAAAGGGTTCATAGAAATTTTTCTTGAATGGTTCTAAACGAACTGTACTCCAATCGACGTCAAATAGTTCGCTTCCATTTTTATCGTCACCGCGGCCGCCTTTACGATCCTTCATAAGTTTTTGTACTCGACCATTCCGAACACCACCTCGACGATCTCCTCCACGCATATCACCTCCACCACCACCTCCGTTACCACCACGTCCACCACCACCGCCGGTACGATCACGATTGCGTGGGGGCATATTGAAAATTCTTTCTTCCTTTACTTTGTTGTTCGTAAAATCTTCCGCTCTTTTCTGATGATTTAATTTATTCTTTGTAAATAATGACGATGAGGACTCAGACctatatatttgaaaattccaAGTAGCAAATTGCAGTTGACGTAATTGCAGGCTGTTGATAAGTTTGCTTTGTGCAGTGGACAAAAATTTCGATGGCACTGGCTGTATCAAGGAGCTTTTCCGTACCGAAAGAAATGGAATTCGCCCTTGTTTTACTGCTGCAAAGCTGGAAACATGATAACAGGATCTTAAAgaggattatttttttttatgatcgtGTCATTAGTCGGATGATACTCCCACAACCCATTGAGGGGCGGGAATAGAAACAAATTTCTCAAAGTGCGTTCGTCCTCATTGAAAATATGTTGCCACCAACAATTCGGATGTGATTTTATGAAACGGAGAAGCCTTTTTAAGACCTTCCAATTTGGTGCCAAATTGACAGAACCATCAGCGATTGCTGAGGTTTATGTTAGCTTGGACTTCCAGGAAAAAAGCTGGTCTAGGATATTTGAACTCAAatttttggaagatttgttTCATTGGAATTCAAGGCACGTATAATAGTAGGTATTGCAAAAAATAGTTGAAgtgaaaatttacaagaattcCTGCTTGTCCGCTTGTGGGTTCAACCTTCTTAAACATTCAAATAGCCACATCGAAATAAAAAGTTACAAAAATATGTTTGGAAGTAAAGGAAGAATATTTATAAACGGAATTATTAAGAAGTATCTTTTCTTTGACATAGAAATGTATCTTTCGTGAATGTGGCTGCGttaaaaatatcaaacaaaGTGTCAAAATCACATCCAACGGCGATAGAGGACCCATTTAGATCCGACCAAAATCTTTGTTTCAAATTACACGTTGCGCAACTGAAGAATCGTTTCCAAGCTGAAAATCCTCGCCTTATGTCGTTTCATTTGAATTCTGCTGACCCATATTTCATTGATGAAGATCAACCGATCAGCTCACTTCGCATGTTCCGAATTTATAGCAATAAATCAGCGACGGATCACTCGACTAGTGTGGTGACTATCAGATGGCATATGGAGGCGTGGTGGAGGCGGCACGAACGGAGCAGTTTTTATAATGCGGGAAGATTTTCCTTGGCGTGAACACACAGAAATGCACACATCAATCTATGTTGCAATGGTGTATCGAGTTTTGTACACCAATCTTCCCGTAATAGTTCCGCATCGCATCATCTCAATTGAGGCCAGATTTGATGAATGCTACCGGAATCCGAAACAATCGTTTAATTGCTGGACACCTAATGCCTCCCATGATTGTGCCATCTGAATTACAAAGATATACCGAAAAGTTGCAAGGCAACATTTCGGCAAGTTATTTGCCGCAGCTCTGGAAACGTTGACAATCTCAGTAGAATTGTGTTGTCTGTAAAATGCCGGCCCTATTACCGTTCGTTGCAGTGGACGTTTGTTTTCGGAAACTCCACGTTGAACGATAAGGTAAGCTCGTGTTCGCGATTTCAATAGTAGTTATAAGAATGGAGACCAACTCATTGAATACAAACTTTCAAGGAAATTGGGAGCTAAAATACTTAAGGGGAGGGTCTAAATAAACTAAACTACGACTCTGCTACTTATTTCTAAAGGGGCCAAAGGAGCAAGCCCTAAAATGCTTTCTAATTTTGCTGGTAACTTCCTTCTAGTTTTCAGAAATTCAACCCAAagatttcaattcaaaaatgttatttgcaattgataccaaattattACTGAATATCTAAATTTAGGAAACCGTATGGCTTTGAACGCTGGAACTAACTAAAAGCTAAGAATCCCAGAAACAAGAATCCGGCGGGAATTCGGACCGGTTCCAAGCTGGG
The DNA window shown above is from Hermetia illucens chromosome 5, iHerIll2.2.curated.20191125, whole genome shotgun sequence and carries:
- the LOC119656956 gene encoding ATP-dependent RNA helicase p62-like, with protein sequence MPPRNRDRTGGGGGRGGNGGGGGGDMRGGDRRGGVRNGRVQKLMKDRKGGRGDDKNGSELFDVDWSTVRLEPFKKNFYEPFPKVSNRSAYEVEKYRREKEITVKGPAPNPIQNFDEAIFPDYCMNEIRRQAYEEPTPIQAQGWPIAMSGHNLVGIAKTGSGKTLAYILPAIVHINNQPPLKRGDGPIALVLAPTRELAQQIQQVASDFGSSSYVRNTCVFGGAAKGGQARDLERGCEIVIATPGRLIDFLQAGVTNLRRCTYLVLDEADRMLDMGFEPQIRKIVGQIRPDRQTLMWSATWPREVQKLAEDFLGDYIQINIGSLELSANHNIRQIIEVCRETEKEMKLKELLSKIYDEADPGKLIIFVETKRRVDHLSRFIRSFGVRVGAIHGDKSQSERDFVLKEFRSSRSNILVATDVAARGLDVDGIKYVINFDYPQSSEDYIHRIGRTGRSHALGTSYAFFTKNNAKQARSLMQVLREANQEITPELEELARSVRGDGGGFSRYRTPGGGGNRFGGGGGFRRDGMGGRGRPMGGRGGGGYGRGGGGGNDNGPMQRNGFGANGGNY